Proteins encoded by one window of Lycium barbarum isolate Lr01 chromosome 11, ASM1917538v2, whole genome shotgun sequence:
- the LOC132619514 gene encoding uncharacterized protein LOC132619514 produces MSQGSCSSHVKCNCGTIAKHLTSSTPSNPGRKFYKCPRPKGSSCGFWEWEDELFPEIQWNNVQNLTSSLDAVKIERDKLQEELIAIEARHLIEVNKMKEELIGLKSKQQFDLKKVLNLEEKLLNTRMLLLISRGIFIGFLAASLIN; encoded by the coding sequence ATGTCTCAAGGTAGCTGTTCATCTCACGTAAAATGTAATTGTGGCACCATTGCAAAACACCTCACTTCATCGACTCCTAGTAATCCCGGACGGAAATTCTACAAATGTCCGAGGCCTAAGGGCAGTTCTTGTGGATTTTGGGAATGGGAAGATGAATTGTTCCCTGAGATTCAGTGGAATAATGTTCAAAATTTGACGTCATCGTTAGATGCGGTCAAGATCGAAAGGGACAAATTGCAAGAAGAATTAATTGCCATTGAGGCTAGACATCTAATTGAAGTGAACAAAATGAAGGAGGAATTAATTGGCTTGAAGAGTAAACAACAATTTGACTTGAAAAAAGTTCTAAATTTGGAGGAGAAACTTTTAAATACAAGGATGTTGCTTTTGATTTCGAGGGGAATATTTATTGGCTTTTTGGCGGCTTCCTTAATCAACTGA
- the LOC132619515 gene encoding uncharacterized protein LOC132619515: MGHDEYLSRSKSTFEGKLGGDEPFYDSDEPVSFEIEIDDEADDEYVVEKPTKKSRRPKRMRNRVIFYPKCKEIVWETSLAFESAKQFRKAHTRYAVQEHVELDKYVNEPTRVRVKCTVGCPWLLFASFDSRTNDFVVKNYNPVHKCNGTTKNKLVNSLYISEKYNDRIISEPGIRIFELQNLVKKELEVYIGRTMARKARSIVLQQIMGDNVEEFKRILNYRDELLRTNPGSTCVVRLSEETFEGGVKRFQSIYICFDAMKKAFKAGCRRAIGLDGCFLKGVSKGQLLVAVCKDGNNQMLPLAWAVVEAENTFTWRWFVNILRHDLELGDGTGLTTLSDMQKGLDIAIKDMLPIVEQRMCARHVLANFSKKWKGIEIRNCFWRCAKSTYEQELQKKLDHMEKLGDGINGDLLYYNIDRWSKVYFKYLSCCDSVDNNMAESFNSWILGPGHKTIITMLEEIRVKMMRRILPTDILEFLPNTDKDAVVHYDDHEYNMKYKVSVYTRLAQGGKAFIDAAGLGIGDVLCFKACLDENRIVFFVHVKEDPEIVMID, translated from the exons ATGGGACATGATGAATATTTATCTAGGAGTAAGAGTACATTTGAAGGAAAATTGGGTGGGGATGAGCCATTTTATGACTCAGATGAACCTGTTAGCTTTGAAATAGAGATTGATGATGAAGCTGATGACGAATATGTGGTTGAAAAGCCTACCAAAAAGTCAAGGAGACCAAAAAGAATGAGAAATAGGGTTATTTTTTATCCTAAGTGTAAAGAAATAGTTTGGGAGACTAGTCTTGCATTTGAAAGTGCTAAACAGTTTAGGAAAGCACATACTAGGTATGCAGTTCAAGAACATGTAGAGTTGGATAAATATGTCAATGAACCAACTAGGGTGAGGGTAAAGTGTACTGTTGGCTGTCCATGGTTATTGTTTGCCAGTTTTGATTCTAGAACAAATGATTTTGTTGTGAAGAATTACAATCCTGTTCACAAGTGCAATGGCACAACAAAGAACAAGTTGGTAAATTCTTTGTATATTTCAGAAAAGTACAACGACAGAATTATTTCTGAACCTGGCATTAGAATTTTTGAGCTTCAAAATTTGGTAAAAAAGGAATTAGAGGTGTATATTGGTAGGACTATGGCAAGGAAAGCCAGAAGCATTGTTTTGCAACAAATCATGGGTGACAATGTAGAGGAGTTCAAAAGAATTTTGAATTATAGGGATGAGCTTTTAAGGACTAATCCAGGTAGCACATGTGTGGTTAGGCTGAGTGAAGAAACTTTTGAAGGTGGAGTCAAAAGGTTTCAGTCCATTTATATATGTTTTGATGCCATGAAGAAGGCATTCAAGGCTGGTTGTAGGAGGGCAATTGGGTTGGATGGGTGTTTTTTAAAAGGTGTTAGTAAAGGGCAATTGCTTGTGGCTGTTTGTAAGGATGGGAACAACCAGATGCTACCACTGGCTTGGGCAGTGGTTGAAGCTGAGAATACTTTTACTTGGAGATGGTTTGTCaacattctaaggcatgatcttgAGCTTGGAGATGGGACTGGTTTGACAACTCTTTCAGATATGCAAAAG GGTCTGGATATAGCCATTAAGGATATGTTGCCAATTGTAGAACAAAGAATGTGTGCAAGACATGTgcttgccaatttttccaaaaaatGGAAAGGCATAGAGATTAGAAACTGCTTCTGGAGATGTGCTAAGTCCACATATGAGCAGGAGTTGCAAAAAAAATTGGATCATATGGAGAAGTTAGGTGATGGAataaatggagatttgttgtatTACAACATAGATAGGTGGTCCAAGGTCTACTTTAAATATCTCAGCTGTTGTGATAGTGTTGACAACAACATGGCCGAGAGTTTTAATTCCTGGATTTTGGGGCCAGGGCACAAGACCATTATCACAATGCTTGAGGAAATTAGAGTCAAAATGATGAGAAGG ATCCTTCCAACTGACATACTGGAATTTCTTCCAAACACCGACAAGGACGCTGTTGTTCATTACGACGATCATGAGTATAATATGAAATACAAGGTTAGCGTATACACACGCCTCGCTCAAGGCGGGAAAGCCTTCATTGATGCTGCCGGATTAGGGATAGGAGATGTGTTGTGTTTTAAGGCATGTTTAGATGAGAACCGCATAGTGTTTTTTGTTCATGTAAAGGAGGATCCGGAGATCGTAATGATAGATTAG